Below is a genomic region from Methanosphaera sp. ISO3-F5.
TTACTAAGATACTTGTAAGCCCTGTCACTAGCAAAAACAATCAAGTCATAACCCTCATTAATAAGGTATTCTATAACCACAGCACTTCGTATAGCATGACCTAATCCTTCACCACATAATGAATAAAAAATTCTGTTTTTCTTTCTATGAACGCCATGTTCAAAACTATAATCTAATTCTTCTAGACTCACTTTACTTCCCACCATCTGTCTTGCAGTACTTTTAGCATACTTCAATGTAATATCCTTCAAACCTTCCTCTTCTAAACGTCTTGTAGAAATAAGCAAACGTGGTTTCTCAAGAACTTTAAATCGACTTATTTTACCAATACGTTCAATATAATCAGTATCTTCACCAAAATCAAGGGTTTCATCAAAACCATTTACTTTTTCATGAAGTGATTTATAAGTTAAAATACCATAACAACCAGCACCATGAGGTTTAATCTCTGAAATCTGTTTAGTCATATAATTAGCAAATTCATGGGTTAACTGGTTAATAAAGCTCTTCTCTAAAGGCACGATCTGTGTAATTGCAATTCCGAGATTATGTAATTCGAACTCTTCAACAGCAGATGAAATATAATTATTTGTTAAAACGGAATCAGCATCCAAGAAGAGTAATAATTCTCCTCTAGCAACTTTTGCCCCATTATTACGTCCCACGCTAGGTAAACCCCCTGGAACAACTTTACAACCATATGATTCGGCTATTTCCACGGTTTTATCCGTTGAATTAGCATCTGCAATTATCACTTCCAAATCATCAAATTCCTGTCTTTGTATACTTGTTAACAAGTTTGGAAGAAATTCTTCCTCATTATATGAAGGTATAATTATACTAACTTTCATCAAATCACATCTAAAAGTAGGTTTATGGAAAGTATCAATTTAAACTACTTTAACTATTTATTATTTATAATTAAAATTACTTCCTAAAAAACTATTAATCAGTATATTAAAATATTTAATTAAAAAATATTAAGAGGATTAAAAATGATAACATTTTCAAGAGAAGAAATTAGAGATATTATCATAGCAGTAATAGCTTTAACAATACTTTATGCATTATCTGTTACAAGACCTTTTGGATGGTCAATGGATAGTTTAATGTTATTTATACCAATTTCATTTGTAGCAGTAGGCATAGGATTTATATTACATGAACTTGGACACAAAGTAGTAGCACAACGATTCGGATTCTTCTCAGAATTTCGTCGATGGGACTATGGTCTGATACTGGGATTATTGTCCATACCCTTTGGTTTCATGATATTTGCTCCTGGAGCAGTATACTTCGGATCTTATGGTAGGATGGTAACAACAGAAGAAAACGGTAAAATATCCATAGCAGGACCAATCGTAAACATAATATTAGCATTATTCTTCTTAGCTTTAACATTAACACTTAGACCATACTTATCAATGCAAAATGCTGGAATGATGTACGTACTATTATTAACATTAGTACTGGCATTTAATGTAAACAGTTTCCTAGCAGTATTTAACCTGCTGCCAATACCACCATTAGATGGATCAAAGGTTATTCAATGGAATTTACCCATATACATTGTTACAATGATAATAGCAGCAGTACTAACATACATATCATATACCATTAATTTATTCTAAAAAAACATTCCTTTTTTCCTTATTTTTAAAAAAATAGTAAATAATTAAGACCTATTTTGTCTTAATCTCATAGTAGGATTATCAAGATACGTGTAAAAGTTCCACGACATGAACGTTAAGTCACATTTACCCTTAAACTTGGTGAACACTTCCTGAATCAACTCTTTATCTGGTGTACTGCTATTCATTGTATAAACTGTTAAGTCACCATTAACCACGACATTCGTAACATTAAATTCTGTCATATCAACAGGTTCTGACTGGTTAACAACAGTTAAAGTATGTACTTCAGTATCGCTTCCACCAACTTCAATAATCATGGCAAGCAATAAAATATAACCCATAATAACCACGGGTTTAACAAAATATTTTAAACCAATCTTACCATTAGAATAATAAGCTAATAGCATGAACCCTATTCCAATCAGGAATGGTTGAGAAAATATGCCACCATCAAGCAAGCCTATTAAAGCAACAACCAAAGCAACACTAGCAACAATCCTATGTAAATCCTTCATATCACATGAACCAATCAGTCCAAGAATGTAACAGACAGGCCAAAACACTACAATAACCAAAACATAAGGCATTACAAGTGGAAGGATTGATGAAGCAGTATTAACATGTCCTGGAACAAAATACTTGGCAAAGAAACCTAAAACAGACTTATAAGCATGAGAATGCATAGGACTACTAGTACTAGTAGAAGAACTCATAGAAGTAAGAATTGTATAAAATGATACTCCAAACTGTTGCCTAATATATGCTTCAATAAGTAATCCAATTAATGCACAGGTAATTAAAAGAATAATTGAGAGCTTAATATACTTCAAATGATAATCTTCACTTTTATAAAGAAATTTTTTAACTTTTTCGTTATCTCTTATAAAAGAAGACAATATAAGAGTCACTGCAAGTAACCATAAAAACAGTACAGTTTTTCCCTCAGAGGAACCTTCCAATAAGGGCCAAAGTAGCTGCGTAACAAAGGAATCAACAGAATCCGTAAATAATATGATAAAACCTAACAATGCAAGAACAATACCTGCAATCAATGTTTTATTCAATGAAAATTTAAAATCATTTAATTCCATTTTCTTGACAGCTCCTCCAATTTAATTAAAAAAAAAGTAGTTAAAAGATGAATATCTCTGAAATTAGGATAAATCTAACATTCTCTGAATTCCAACACGAGCCTTATCAGCAATATCCTCATCAACAGTAACTTCATACTTTTCTTCTTTAAGTGCATCCCTAACCTTTTCAAGAGTAATAAGTTTCATAGTAAGACAAAATGCGTCACGTCTTAAAGGATAAAATTCCTTATCAGGGTTTTCTCGTTTAAGTCTGGTAGCAAGATCTATCTCAGTACCAACAACTAACTCCTTAATTTCAGGATCCTTAGCAAGTCTTACCATTCCACCAGTACTTTCAACATAATCTGCAAGAACTCTTACATCATCATTACATTCTGGATGAACAACAATCTTAGCATCAGGATGTTTTTTCCTAGCTTCTTCAATATCCTCTGGTTTAAACATTGTATGTACATAACAATGCCCATCCTCTGGAACTATAATAGCTTCTTTACCTGATTCTTTAGCAGAGTATGTTCCAAGATTATGATCCGGAGCAAATATGAAATCATCACCATCTAATGATGAAACAATTTTACCCGCATTTGCTGAAGTACAAACTATTGTAGCTTCACTCTTGGTTTCTGCCCTACTATTAACATATAACACAACTTCACTATCTGGGTGTTGTCTTTTTGCTTCTTGAAGTTCTTCTAATGAAATCATATCTGCCATCTGACAATTTGCCCTATTATCTGGTAATAAAACTTTCTTGTCTGGATTCAATATTGCAGCAGTTTCTGCCATAAAATTAACACCACAGAATATTATCATATCTGTGTCATCAACATTACTAGCTTTAATACATAATTCCAAAGAATCTCCTACAAAGTCTGCAATTTCCTGTATCTCTTTTGGTTGATAATTATGTGCCAATATTATAGCATTTTTTTCTTGTTTAAGATTTTCAATTTCCTTTATAATTTCATTAGTCATACTCAACCCCTTCTATTATTTAACTCTTTGAAATTAATATAATTTTTTTAACATAAATAATTTATTAGATTATTGCATCATTTAAAGTATTTTGACATTCACAAATCAAATTTTCATTAGTATTTTTAATGCTTTTTGTAATTATCTTGATTAGTTTTTCTTCACAATCCTTCATCGCATCAATAACTTCTGTAGTGGTTAACTTATGTGGGGATATTGATGCAGCATAGTTAGTAACAGCACAAATGCTACTATAGCACATCTGCTTTTCTTTTGCTAGAACCACTTCAGGTACGCCAGTCATTCCTACAACTTTACCACCAATCAATTTATAGAATTGTATTTCTGCGCCTGTTTCAAATCGTGGACCTTCAGTAGCAATATAAATTCCATATGGATGAACTTCACCAGATTTTATTAATGTTTGTCTTAAGTTTTCACAGTATGGTTCCGTGCAGTCAATATGTACAACTTCCTCGTCAAAGAATGTTGACACTCTGCTATGTGTAAAATCTATGAAATTGTCTGGAATTAACAAGTCACCTGGCATGATGTTGGTATCAAGAGAACCCACTGAGTTTGTGGCATAAACTTGTTTTACTCCAATAATGTTTAATGCTTCAATGTTTGCTCTGTAATTAATTTTGTGTGGGGGTACACTATGACCCTCACTATGGCGTGGAATGTAAGCAACTTCTTTATTATCAATTTCCAGAATACTGATAAGCGGAGCTTTTCCATATTTTGTGTCAATCATTTCCTCTCTTATCAGAGGATATGTTTCTTTTAATGAGCTGGTACCAGTTCCACCAATAATGCCGATCATCTGATTACCCCTTAATTACACCTAAAGGTTTCATTTGTGCTACAAGTTTACTAATGCCTGCTTGGTCAGCAGTTTTAACAACAGCATCAACATCTTTATATGCATTAGGTGCTTCTTCTGCTATAACTGGCTGTGAATTTGCTTTAAGAATAATTCCTTTTTCTCTTAATTGTTTCTGTATTTCTTCCGGTGAAAATTCACGTTTTGCACCAGATCTGCTTAGTACACGACCTGCACCATGTGCTGTTGAACCAAATGTTTCATTCATTGCATTTTCTGTACCTGCTAAAACGTATGAACAAGTACCCATAGTTCCTGGTATAAGTACTGGTTGACCATAGTCACGATATTCTTGTGGGATTTCTTTTTGTCCCGGACCGAATGAACGTGTTGCTCCTTTTCTGTGAACATAAACTGTTTTTGTGAGTTTGCCTACTTTATGTCTTTCTCTTTTTACTATGTTATGGGCAACATCATATAGTACGTGCATTCCTAGACTGTCTGCATCTTTTTTGAATATGTTTTCGAATGTTTCTCTTGTCCAATGTTGAATCATTTGTCTGTTTGTCCAAGCATAGTTTGCACCTGCGGCCATTGCATGTAAATATTTTTGTGCTTCATCAGAATCTATTGGTGCACAGGCTAGTTGTCTGTCTGGTAGGTTCATTTTTAATCTTTTTGCGGTTTTATCCATTTCTCTCAGGTTATCTGCACAGATTTGGTAACCACATCCTCTTGAACCTGTGTGAATTAGGATTACAACTTGATCTTTTTCCAGTCCATAATTTTTTGCTGTGTCTTCATCGTAGATGTTATTAACTGATTGGATTTCTAGGAAGTGGTTTCCACTACCTAGTGATCCTAGTTGTGGTATTCCTCTTCTTTTTGCTTTTGTACTGACTGCATCAGGGTCTGCTCCTTTCATGCAACCATTTTCTTCAAGGAATTTAAGGTCTTCTTCCCATCCGTATTCGTTTTCTATGGCCCATGTTGCACCATTAAGTAATACTTCATCAATTTCTGATTCTTTTAAATGTTTTATTCCGTTACTTCCTAATCCGGATGGTATTTTCTTGAACAGTTCATCAACTAATTCCTGCATGTGTGGTTTAACATCTTCTTCTGTGAGGTTTGTTTTTATAAGTCTTACTCCACAGTTAATATCAAATCCTACTCCGCCGGGACTTATTACTCCATTGTTTTCTGCAAATGCTCCTACTCCTCCTATACTGAATCCGTATCCGAAGTGTATGTCTGGTAATCCTATTGATCTTTTCTGTATTCCTTCAAGACAGGCTACATTTGCTACTTGGTTTATTGCACTGTCTTCTATTGTTTTTGCGGATTCATCATCTAAGTATATACGAGCTGGTACTCTCATATCTTTTCTGGCAGATGATGGAATTTCATATACTCCATCTCTTATTTTTTCTAAATCTTGCTTACCTACCATTTTTATTCACTCAGTTTTATTGTAAATTGATTAAGTTTCATATAATTTTTTTTTTTAATATTTTATTTATCTATTTTTAATATCTGTTTTTATCAATATTTTTAATTTTTTATAAATCCACGATGAACTTAATTTTTATCTGGTCTTCTTTTTTTTCTATGTTCATTTCATGATAGGTTATGGCTTTAACTTCTGTTTTATAATTGTATATTGTGGTGTCATAGGTATCTCCCATTATTTTGCCTGTTAGTAAATATTCGTTTTCTTTTTCTGTAATTTTTATATTATATTGTGATGCCATGAAATTTTCACTATCTAATAATATTAGTAGTTCGGTTATCCAATCATATAATAATCCATATTCGTCCTCGGATGTTAATGTAATCTTTTTTGTTATTTCTGGCTTAATCTTCTCTATGTCTGTTATTAAATTTAATGTAGCTAATGCTGAGTTTTCGAATGCTTTTTCTATATTGTTGGATGTTACTTTGATTCCTATATCTGCTGTTGTATCAAAATATTTGAATTTGTTTGTCATATGTTTATTTTTCGTTCTTATTCTTAAATCAATTTTTTTATTTTATTGTTCTATTTTTCAATATTTTTTTTTGGGGGGTATGTCCTGGTTTAAATTGTTTTTATCAAAGTGTTACTATTACTTTTCACATCCACATACATTACTTCTCAAGACCCCATTGATTACTTACCAAGACCCCTTATTACTTACCAGGACCCCTTGGATTTCATTTATATTAACAAAAAAATATACCCAAATTATAGAAACATGAAATAAAATCCGTAAAAAAAATCCATCTCCACGGATATTATTTTTTAAAAAAATAGGTGATAAAAATGTTTAAAAATACAAGACAAAACAAAATAAGGACTCTAGAACCAAAAAAACAATTCATCAACAATGACATCAACATAAAAGAACTAAACATCACAGCAATAACAACAATCATAACAGTATCTACACTATTCCTACTATCACTAGAATTATTTGTCATAACAGGAATATAATCAAAAAACATACGAGGAATAAAATGATAAAACCACAAAACACACAAAAAACAATAAAACACAAAAACTCAAAAAAGAAAAACATTGGAGAAGAAAACAAGACCTTTAACACAATACTCAAAAATGAATACTATATAATATACTAAACAATCAATACTCTTTTTTCTACTTAACTCTTATTACTAAAGATTATCTTTAATCTCCTTAGTATCAAAACGTAAAGTAATATATCGGGAATTACCCTTATTACCTGAACCAGTATAATTAGTATCAATCAAACGTAAAAATTCCAACTTATTAATAAGCCTATTATAAGATGTATAACCTATCTTATTTTCACGATTATATAACTTATACAAATCACCAGAAGTAATCTCTTTCTCATTAACTCTACTAATAAACTTAAGAAGATTCTTCTCATTAGAAGAAAGAGTATCTAAAATATAACCTAAACTAATACTACTGGCAGACTCAATAGCCTTATCAACATCTTCCCCAGAAATTATGCGAGAAGCATTCATCTCAGCATTATTACCACTCATACGAAGCAAATCAATACCTAAACGAAGATCACCATACTCCATAGTAAAATCAGTAATCCTCTCCAATAAACTATCCTCAATAACATCAGGGAAGAAACCAAGATTAGCTCTTTCTTTAAGAATATTAAAAGTTTCACTATAATCATACGGTTTAAAATTAATCTCAGTAGCATTAAAAATGGAACCAACATTCTTATCCAAAATATACCTGAAATCAATATCAGATAAAACAGCAAAAATTCCCGTACGAACACCATTAAAAGACTCATGAGCCCTTAAAATATCATAAAAAATTTCACTAATCAAATTTCCATGAAACAAATGATTAATATCATCCAATGCAACAATCAAAGCCTTTTCAGAATCATACAATTCATTCATAATATTATTATATACTCTTGCAAAAGGAACACCAGTCTCAGGAGGAGTATGACCAACAACTTTCTTATGAATCTGAGAAAAAATATCAAACTTAGTCGAATGCAACTGACAATTCACATACACACATATAATCTCATCATCACAATCACTCTCAGCCATCTCAAACAACTTCTTAATAGAAGTAGTTTTACCAGTAGCAGGAGGACCTAAAATAAGATTATTAATAGGTTTTCCCTTCATTAAAGCAGGCCTTAAAGATAAAGCCATTTCTCTCATCTGTGGCTCTCTTAACTTAAAATTTTCAGGAAGATAATCTGAATTAAAAACAGTCATATCCTGAAAAATTGTTTCATCATACATTAAAATATCATTTAAATTATCCACTTCATTTCTCCTCCATAAAATTATTTTATTATATTATACTGCCCACCGCAAAAGATATGAATGCAACAAACATCCCAATCTTCATAAGTTTTGAAACTCTATGCATATTCTCTTTTTCCTGATTTTTCAATGCAAGCACAGCAGAATAAATGAATATTATATCAGCAACTAAAACTATTACAAGATACACAACACTAAACACATTATAAATATATAATACTGGACTAAGCAAACAAGTCAATATATTTAGTACAACAGCTAACATAACTGCATTTCTTGAACCATACACAATAGGTAAAGTACGAGCATCCTCCTCAAGATCTCCCTCAACATCCTCTGTATCCTTAATAATCTCACGAGACAAAGTCATAAGAAAAGCAAAGAAACCTAAAAAGATACCTAAGTTAACATCCCTTGTAATAAGCCCACCATAAACAAAGGTTAAACCAGTAAGCAAAGCAACAGTAACATTTCCAATAAGACACCTCTGCTTAAAATCATAAGCATAAACTATCATTAACAATGAACAGATAATAACAGTAACCCCATTTTCAAAGGAAATAAAGAAACCAAGAATTGTTGCAATAACAAAAAGTATTAAACTATAATACAATGCATGTTCTAGTTTAATCTTACCAGAAGGTATTGGCCTATCAGGCTTGTTAATCTTATCAATTTCATAATCACAATAATCATTAATCGTGTTACCTGCTCCAGTAGCCAAAAATACGCTAATAGCTCCTAAAACAATTCCGAAAGAAAAAGTTTTTCCAATAATTGCCATCAGAACCACAGCAATCAAAGCCATCACAGCATTACCAACACGCAAAATTTCAATGTACGGATTCATAATACAATTCACTTATAAATTACTTATAATATATTATATGTACAATTTATTTTAAAATGATTTGTACAAAAACTCTAGTTAATTAGAACAATCATTACAGTTAATCAAAAAATTAATGATTAAATATATGTCAAATAAATTCAATATATATCATTTAAGATATTACAAAAGAGTAATATCTACATGTTGATAATAGAATAGGAGGATAAAAAAAATGGTGAACAAAAAAGCAATATTCACAGTTGCAATGCTGCTAATAATACTAACAAGCCTAACAATAATCAGCGCAACAAACACAACAGACGACAACACACACGACATATCACCACAACAAATCAAAGAAACACCAACAACACACACAAACAACACAAAAACAATACACAAAGACACAACACAAAAAACAACACAAACAAAAAAAGCAACAAGCACAGTAAATAGCTATTCGGGATTACTAACTGAAATTAGTAATGCTAAAACATCAACCGACGATGAATACATAATAAATTTAGAAGAAGGAGACTATAAAATTTCCACACCAATAACATGGTCCGGAAGTCAAAACACAAAAAAATTAACAATCAACGGTAATGGAAACACAATTGACGGTCA
It encodes:
- a CDS encoding ORC1-type DNA replication protein, which encodes MDNLNDILMYDETIFQDMTVFNSDYLPENFKLREPQMREMALSLRPALMKGKPINNLILGPPATGKTTSIKKLFEMAESDCDDEIICVYVNCQLHSTKFDIFSQIHKKVVGHTPPETGVPFARVYNNIMNELYDSEKALIVALDDINHLFHGNLISEIFYDILRAHESFNGVRTGIFAVLSDIDFRYILDKNVGSIFNATEINFKPYDYSETFNILKERANLGFFPDVIEDSLLERITDFTMEYGDLRLGIDLLRMSGNNAEMNASRIISGEDVDKAIESASSISLGYILDTLSSNEKNLLKFISRVNEKEITSGDLYKLYNRENKIGYTSYNRLINKLEFLRLIDTNYTGSGNKGNSRYITLRFDTKEIKDNL
- the nadA gene encoding quinolinate synthase NadA; the protein is MTNEIIKEIENLKQEKNAIILAHNYQPKEIQEIADFVGDSLELCIKASNVDDTDMIIFCGVNFMAETAAILNPDKKVLLPDNRANCQMADMISLEELQEAKRQHPDSEVVLYVNSRAETKSEATIVCTSANAGKIVSSLDGDDFIFAPDHNLGTYSAKESGKEAIIVPEDGHCYVHTMFKPEDIEEARKKHPDAKIVVHPECNDDVRVLADYVESTGGMVRLAKDPEIKELVVGTEIDLATRLKRENPDKEFYPLRRDAFCLTMKLITLEKVRDALKEEKYEVTVDEDIADKARVGIQRMLDLS
- a CDS encoding MTAP family purine nucleoside phosphorylase; the protein is MIGIIGGTGTSSLKETYPLIREEMIDTKYGKAPLISILEIDNKEVAYIPRHSEGHSVPPHKINYRANIEALNIIGVKQVYATNSVGSLDTNIMPGDLLIPDNFIDFTHSRVSTFFDEEVVHIDCTEPYCENLRQTLIKSGEVHPYGIYIATEGPRFETGAEIQFYKLIGGKVVGMTGVPEVVLAKEKQMCYSSICAVTNYAASISPHKLTTTEVIDAMKDCEEKLIKIITKSIKNTNENLICECQNTLNDAII
- a CDS encoding site-2 protease family protein, which produces MITFSREEIRDIIIAVIALTILYALSVTRPFGWSMDSLMLFIPISFVAVGIGFILHELGHKVVAQRFGFFSEFRRWDYGLILGLLSIPFGFMIFAPGAVYFGSYGRMVTTEENGKISIAGPIVNIILALFFLALTLTLRPYLSMQNAGMMYVLLLTLVLAFNVNSFLAVFNLLPIPPLDGSKVIQWNLPIYIVTMIIAAVLTYISYTINLF
- a CDS encoding RtcB family protein → MVGKQDLEKIRDGVYEIPSSARKDMRVPARIYLDDESAKTIEDSAINQVANVACLEGIQKRSIGLPDIHFGYGFSIGGVGAFAENNGVISPGGVGFDINCGVRLIKTNLTEEDVKPHMQELVDELFKKIPSGLGSNGIKHLKESEIDEVLLNGATWAIENEYGWEEDLKFLEENGCMKGADPDAVSTKAKRRGIPQLGSLGSGNHFLEIQSVNNIYDEDTAKNYGLEKDQVVILIHTGSRGCGYQICADNLREMDKTAKRLKMNLPDRQLACAPIDSDEAQKYLHAMAAGANYAWTNRQMIQHWTRETFENIFKKDADSLGMHVLYDVAHNIVKRERHKVGKLTKTVYVHRKGATRSFGPGQKEIPQEYRDYGQPVLIPGTMGTCSYVLAGTENAMNETFGSTAHGAGRVLSRSGAKREFSPEEIQKQLREKGIILKANSQPVIAEEAPNAYKDVDAVVKTADQAGISKLVAQMKPLGVIKG
- a CDS encoding archease, producing the protein MTNKFKYFDTTADIGIKVTSNNIEKAFENSALATLNLITDIEKIKPEITKKITLTSEDEYGLLYDWITELLILLDSENFMASQYNIKITEKENEYLLTGKIMGDTYDTTIYNYKTEVKAITYHEMNIEKKEDQIKIKFIVDL
- a CDS encoding UbiA family prenyltransferase, whose product is MNPYIEILRVGNAVMALIAVVLMAIIGKTFSFGIVLGAISVFLATGAGNTINDYCDYEIDKINKPDRPIPSGKIKLEHALYYSLILFVIATILGFFISFENGVTVIICSLLMIVYAYDFKQRCLIGNVTVALLTGLTFVYGGLITRDVNLGIFLGFFAFLMTLSREIIKDTEDVEGDLEEDARTLPIVYGSRNAVMLAVVLNILTCLLSPVLYIYNVFSVVYLVIVLVADIIFIYSAVLALKNQEKENMHRVSKLMKIGMFVAFISFAVGSII